The DNA window TAGAGAGGGAATTGTGATCAATCCAAATATGACTTGAcccaaaaatggaaatggcATCCCCATCAGCAATTGTTCTCCACCCAACGTGATTGGGTGAACTCCTTACCATGGCGTTTCCAGTGGGCTTGCAGTCATGGATGTTTAGACCATGGACAATAACATTGGTCACAAACTGGATTGTGATGCAAGCTCCATTAGCAATATGCACATTGGACCCACGGGCATCAATTGTCTTGAAACTGTTCATGATCAGCTCCTGTTTCAGCTGTATCACCATGTCTCTTTTGAACACGATCCAGAGAGGTTCATCCTGTATAACGGCATGTCGCAAAGTGCCAGGCCTTGGATTGACAGGGTCATCGTCGCCAGAGTCAGTGATGACGTAGAATCGACCATCACGACCACCGATGGCATTTCGGCCAAAGCCAATGCCACAATCTGCTAGACGTTTGCGGTTCTGTTGCCAATTGGGGTCGCAGCGCCAGCAGTCATCAATAGGATTGCCGGTTCCACACGAGAAGAAACCAAGCTCTCTCCTCGTAGTGGCATTGCGGATACTCCTGATCAAGTGTAATTTTTCTTACGGTTAATCTTCGGTGTTATAAAACTCTTTAAAGAATGAAGTAACTATAATTAGCACATTATTGGCGGAAATAACAGCAGAAACTCCTGCTAGCAGCGTCGGTGGGGGTAAATTTCttgtataattaaatttacaccCAAAAAAAGAACGGGATAATGGGAGCCATAAAAAAAGGCAATCCTATTTGTCAATATGTGAGACTATTCAGTTTGATGGGTGAAAGTTTGGTGGCCTATTTTTTCGGGTCCTTGTCGCCTACTGGGCCACTCAAGGGCAATTACCACTTGCAATAAACTCGTCCAAATCAACTTAAAAGTTCATTTGCCTCATATTACAAGTCCACATGGACTGGATAGCAAGATCctagaaaataaatggatcCACTTTCAACTGTCTTGTTCTGAAATAAGACCAAACAGTAACAACAGAATGAAATAGACAGGTATAAACGGACACTTAGGTGAAAAATCTAATGCAACGTTAAGAAGGAGAgacgaaaaatgaaaagggggTTTTCAACTCTGGAATCAGGATTCAATCTACCGAAAATCTGACGATGAAGGACAGAAAAGTGGCCATGTTCATATTATTATCGATCATTTTTAGGTGGGTTTGTAATAATTTGGTCAGATTGGACAGGTTTACttaattttccttaaaaatttgattccTAAACCTTCACACCTCCATAATTTTCCTACTGATAATTCAAATTCTAGACTATAAATGGTATTATctcatatatttataatctacatgaagaggaaaagaagacccACATGTCAACCATAGCAGCGATCTCGTCTGGGTTGTCCACGGCATGCTTATTGCCGGGAGTCTCAGCCTCAGGCTCCTCCAACCTGAAATTACCAAcagaaaagaagaaacgaaCGATACTTCAGAACTGACAGTTGATAGGCAGGATATGGATATTTGGCAAGGACATTAATGCATTTTGACAAGGACAGAGGCACATGCAATTTTGAGGAAATCCCAGCAAGCAGCAAATCATAAAGCAAAACGTGGCAACGCAACAAAGGTAGGGAGCGCAAGAAAAGAGAGTGGCATAATGTAAcgcgttttttcttttcacgtCGCGTAGTTCAGTGTCCAATATAGTGAATCTTGTGCAGCACTCAAAGGTGGAAAAAAGATACTCAAAAACCGTTGAAAGTATCTTTTCTAAGAGCCAATATAGAACGGAGAGCGAGCGGGAAAAGGCTATTTTCACACTCTCACACATGAAAATGTCATAACCTTTTTTAGCACAACAAACAAACGacataaaagggaaaaagttGCAAATCTGGGAGGACGTCCAAATTTGTTACTGAAGGAGAGGAATCCCAAGAAGTAAAGGATAACGAAATAAACGGTTCAGATGCAGGGATCTAGATCCAAGCGATGGAGATTTGTAAGAGAGTTGAGAGAGGCCAAACAACAGACGGTTGAGATCAGTTCAGGTAGAGGAAGGTAGGAAGGGTATTAACGTTGAAAGGTTTTGTTAGGTACTGAATCTGCCGCATTTATTCTTTCAACTGAACTTattcattgaaaataaaagaggaaaaagaaaaattattcacCTCACTGCCATTGATGAGTTGCTTGAGCTCTGCAACTTCCCCGTTGCCTCATTACtgcaaaatttattgaaatcaCAAGTTTGAAACACAAAAAAcggagaaataaaattttgaaggaataGCTTATTGAACTCTCCATCTTCCCTCGTCATTCTCTCTGACTCTATACTGAAATGTTTGGTAGGTCGAAATATGCAATACAAGACAATAATACATTCCTGAAATTGGTTCCAAGGACGAGCCCTTTTCTCAAAGTACACAAGTTGTAAATGAGAACCAGAACGAGAGATGAAAAGCTCTGAGTGAAACAGCATTAATACAATGTAGTTGAGAAAACACAACCGCAAACGCTAAATTGAAGAATCATCGAAGTTAGAAAACATCAAAACTCCAAAAACGTTTCAAAATCGAGCGTCTACTCACATAATGTGGCTAAAATGGATACAAAATCAGGAAGAACAAACGAAAACTATATAAAGAACAACAGAGACAACTCGGATCCCATAAATACAGAGCAAATAACAGAGAAGGAGGCGAAATCGCCGACGAAGATAAGaattaagataaaagaaacagaaaatccacaaattaaagagagagatagagattCATACTCAATTTCAGGAATGTCTTTGGGAATTCTTGCAATTGCTCCGACGAACAACATGAACACCACGAGAAGAAACAAACGAATCCACCCTCCAGATTCCGCCATTGTCATTCCTCCAAACTCCAATTCCTTTTGCGTCCAAATGCAGACACAAATTTTCAGAAAGGAGAGCGAAAAAgacgaagaacaagaagaagaagaagaagttggAGAACGCAGTAATGGAGTCGGAGTAAGCTTCCAACGAAATGGCTTTTCTTTATAGactttcttcaaaattaaaaattataaaaataaattataaaaactattCCAACCGACGTCAACACCGTTAACTCGGTTAGGTCACCATTTTAACCTTCACAATTTAACCTAACCCACCACTTCACCACACATTTCCAGTTTTACCCTCGCTAACGCCccattttaacttt is part of the Cucurbita pepo subsp. pepo cultivar mu-cu-16 chromosome LG03, ASM280686v2, whole genome shotgun sequence genome and encodes:
- the LOC111790921 gene encoding probable pectate lyase 8, translated to MTMAESGGWIRLFLLVVFMLFVGAIARIPKDIPEIDNEATGKLQSSSNSSMAVRLEEPEAETPGNKHAVDNPDEIAAMVDMSIRNATTRRELGFFSCGTGNPIDDCWRCDPNWQQNRKRLADCGIGFGRNAIGGRDGRFYVITDSGDDDPVNPRPGTLRHAVIQDEPLWIVFKRDMVIQLKQELIMNSFKTIDARGSNVHIANGACITIQFVTNVIVHGLNIHDCKPTGNAMVRSSPNHVGWRTIADGDAISIFGSSHIWIDHNSLSNCADGLVDAVMGSTAITITNNYFTHHNEVMLLGHSDSYVRDKQMQVTIAYNHFGEGLIQRMPRCRHGYFHVVNNDYTHWEMYAIGGSANPTINSQGNRYAAPTNPFAKEVTKRVETAESEWKNWNWRSEGDLLMNGAFFTPSGAGASASYARASSLGAKSSSMVATITATAGALSCRRGHPC